Proteins from a genomic interval of Tenacibaculum sp. SZ-18:
- the ilvN gene encoding acetolactate synthase small subunit, with amino-acid sequence MNKIQTFTVSIYTENNIGVLNRVTAILQRRNINIESVNVSKSEIKSVSRITILIRVTEDQIKKILGQLEKQIEVIKAYYHTDDDTIYQESCLFKLSTDLLTENDEIQKVINGSKSRVININKDFFVLEKSGTKEEVEELYHLLDKHGIKQFVRSGRIAITKEEMPVSELLELIKK; translated from the coding sequence ATGAATAAAATACAAACGTTTACAGTATCCATATATACCGAAAATAATATTGGAGTTTTAAATAGGGTTACAGCCATATTACAAAGGAGAAATATTAATATAGAAAGCGTCAATGTTTCAAAATCTGAAATAAAAAGTGTTTCCAGAATTACAATTTTGATTCGAGTAACTGAAGATCAGATTAAAAAGATTTTAGGTCAACTAGAAAAACAGATTGAAGTAATTAAAGCTTATTATCATACCGATGATGATACTATTTATCAAGAATCATGTCTTTTCAAATTAAGTACAGATTTACTTACTGAGAATGACGAAATTCAAAAAGTTATTAATGGAAGTAAATCAAGAGTAATCAATATAAATAAAGACTTTTTTGTATTAGAGAAATCAGGCACAAAAGAGGAAGTTGAAGAACTTTATCATTTATTAGATAAACACGGAATAAAGCAGTTTGTTCGATCTGGTCGTATCGCAATTACTAAAGAAGAA
- the ilvB gene encoding biosynthetic-type acetolactate synthase large subunit, which yields METKAKTSTVKGAKTNVTISGAEAVIKCLLAEGVDLLYGYPGGAIMPVYDELFKYQEELHHVLTRHEQGATHAAQGYARATGKVGVAIATSGPGATNLITGIADAQIDSTPMVCITGQVAEHLLGTDAFQETDIVGISTPVTKWNYQITKASEIPEVFAKAFYIARSGRPGPVLIDITKNAQFEEFEFSYERCTLIRSYKAVPKLELESVQKAADLINNAKKPFVVWGQGVILGKAEEEFKAFIEKAGLPSAWTILGASALPTSHELNVGMVGMHGNYGPNKLTNECDVLIAVGMRFDDRVTGDLNRYAKQAKVVHFEIDPAEIDKNVKADVAVLGDAKESLQAVLPLLAKKDHKDWLQEFRNHDAIEFDKVIKNDLYPTKEGLTMGEVIKEINAASKGNAIIVSDVGQHQMIACRYADFNQSKSNITSGGLGTMGFALPAAIGAKMGTPEREVVAVIGDGGYQMTIQELGTILQTKAAVKIVVLNNEFLGMVRQWQQLFFDKRYASTTMTNPDFVAIAKGYHIPAKRVTRREELASAVSEMIHFDGAYFLEVCVEKEDNVFPMIPTGSSVSEVRLS from the coding sequence ATGGAAACGAAAGCAAAAACAAGTACAGTTAAAGGTGCAAAAACTAATGTGACTATTTCGGGTGCTGAAGCGGTCATTAAATGTTTGTTGGCAGAAGGAGTCGATTTGTTATATGGTTATCCGGGAGGTGCAATTATGCCTGTTTATGATGAATTATTCAAATATCAAGAAGAATTACATCATGTGTTAACACGTCATGAACAAGGAGCAACTCATGCGGCTCAAGGTTATGCCAGAGCAACAGGAAAAGTAGGAGTTGCTATTGCTACATCCGGACCAGGAGCTACGAATTTAATTACGGGTATTGCAGATGCACAAATAGATTCTACTCCTATGGTTTGTATTACAGGTCAGGTTGCTGAGCATTTATTAGGAACCGATGCCTTTCAAGAAACGGATATCGTTGGAATATCTACACCAGTTACAAAATGGAATTATCAAATAACAAAGGCTTCAGAAATTCCTGAAGTATTTGCAAAAGCATTTTATATAGCACGTTCTGGAAGACCAGGCCCTGTATTAATTGATATTACAAAAAATGCTCAATTCGAAGAATTTGAATTTTCTTATGAACGTTGTACTTTAATTAGAAGTTATAAAGCTGTTCCAAAGTTAGAGTTAGAATCTGTTCAGAAAGCAGCAGATCTAATTAATAATGCTAAAAAACCTTTTGTAGTTTGGGGACAAGGAGTAATTTTAGGAAAAGCGGAAGAAGAGTTTAAGGCATTTATAGAAAAAGCAGGATTACCTTCCGCATGGACAATTTTAGGAGCGTCAGCGTTACCAACATCGCATGAATTGAATGTAGGAATGGTAGGAATGCATGGTAATTATGGTCCAAATAAACTTACAAATGAATGTGATGTATTAATTGCAGTAGGAATGCGTTTCGACGATCGGGTAACCGGAGATTTAAATCGTTATGCAAAACAGGCCAAGGTTGTTCATTTTGAAATTGATCCTGCTGAAATAGATAAAAACGTTAAGGCAGATGTTGCCGTGCTTGGAGATGCTAAAGAAAGTTTACAAGCGGTACTTCCTTTGTTAGCAAAGAAAGATCATAAAGACTGGCTTCAAGAGTTTAGAAATCATGACGCTATTGAATTTGATAAAGTAATTAAAAATGATTTATACCCAACCAAAGAAGGATTAACTATGGGAGAGGTAATTAAAGAAATCAATGCAGCTTCTAAAGGAAATGCAATTATCGTTTCAGATGTTGGGCAACATCAAATGATTGCATGCAGATATGCAGATTTTAATCAATCTAAAAGTAATATTACTTCTGGCGGATTAGGGACCATGGGATTCGCATTACCAGCTGCCATCGGAGCAAAAATGGGAACTCCAGAAAGAGAAGTTGTTGCTGTTATAGGAGACGGTGGTTATCAAATGACTATTCAGGAATTAGGAACCATTTTACAAACAAAAGCAGCAGTAAAAATCGTAGTGCTTAACAATGAATTCTTAGGAATGGTGCGTCAATGGCAACAGTTGTTTTTTGATAAACGTTACGCATCAACAACAATGACGAATCCTGATTTTGTAGCCATAGCAAAAGGATATCATATTCCTGCAAAGCGAGTTACGAGAAGAGAAGAGTTAGCAAGTGCTGTTTCAGAAATGATACACTTTGATGGCGCATACTTTTTAGAAGTATGTGTAGAAAAAGAAGACAATGTATTTCCAATGATTCCAACAGGATCATCAGTTTCAGAAGTTAGATTAAGTTAA